The Mycolicibacterium flavescens genome has a segment encoding these proteins:
- the fbpA_2 gene encoding putative esterase: MKFVGKIRGAWVRRLAGAALAAAVLPGLVSAIGGSATAEAFSRPGLPVEYLMVPSAGMGRDIKVQFQNGGPNAPGVYLLDGLRARDDFNGWDIETAAFEWYLDSGLAVIMPVGGQSSFYSDWYKPACGKAGCSTYKWETFLTQELPAYLAANKGVNPNRNAAVGLSMAGSAAMTLAIYYPQQFQYAASLSGFLNLSEGWWPMLVGLSMGDAGGYESEDMWGPSSDPAWKRNDPMVNIDKLVANGTRVWVFCGNGKPAEINGRVAGDNFNAKFLESFTLRTNETFQEQYLAAGGKNGVFNFPQGGTHDWPYWGQQLQQMKPDIQRVLGATPQPSTPIATEASVTTTDAGN, from the coding sequence ATGAAGTTCGTTGGCAAGATCCGGGGTGCCTGGGTCCGCCGGCTGGCGGGAGCCGCCCTGGCGGCCGCCGTGCTGCCGGGCTTGGTGAGCGCCATCGGAGGCTCGGCCACCGCGGAGGCTTTCTCTCGTCCGGGTCTGCCGGTCGAGTACCTCATGGTTCCGTCCGCAGGGATGGGCCGTGACATCAAGGTTCAGTTCCAGAACGGCGGGCCGAACGCGCCGGGCGTGTATCTGCTCGACGGTCTTCGTGCCCGCGATGACTTCAACGGCTGGGACATCGAAACCGCGGCGTTCGAGTGGTATCTGGACTCCGGCCTCGCGGTGATCATGCCGGTGGGTGGCCAGTCCAGCTTCTACAGCGACTGGTACAAGCCGGCCTGCGGCAAGGCAGGTTGCTCGACCTACAAGTGGGAGACGTTCCTGACTCAGGAACTGCCCGCGTACCTCGCGGCCAACAAGGGCGTGAACCCGAACCGCAATGCCGCAGTCGGCTTGTCCATGGCCGGATCGGCCGCGATGACGCTGGCGATCTACTACCCGCAGCAGTTCCAGTACGCCGCCTCGCTGTCCGGGTTCCTGAACCTGTCCGAGGGCTGGTGGCCGATGCTGGTCGGGCTCTCGATGGGTGACGCCGGCGGCTACGAATCCGAGGACATGTGGGGCCCGTCGAGCGATCCCGCGTGGAAGCGCAACGACCCGATGGTCAACATCGACAAGCTGGTCGCCAACGGCACCCGCGTCTGGGTGTTCTGCGGTAACGGCAAGCCGGCCGAGATCAACGGCCGCGTCGCCGGTGACAACTTCAACGCGAAGTTCCTGGAGAGCTTCACGCTGCGCACCAACGAGACGTTCCAGGAGCAGTACCTGGCCGCGGGCGGTAAGAACGGCGTGTTCAACTTCCCGCAGGGCGGCACGCACGACTGGCCGTACTGGGGTCAGCAGCTCCAGCAGATGAAGCCGGACATCCAGCGCGTGCTCGGCGCCACGCCGCAGCCGTCGACCCCGATCGCTACCGAGGCCTCGGTCACGACGACGGACGCCGGTAACTGA
- a CDS encoding putative esterase, whose amino-acid sequence MQGIFRAILTVALAAGLWTAGTAVAPTAEAQVEMLMVPSAAMGRDIPVAFQGGGPHAVVLLDAFNAAPDVSNWVTAGNAMNTLAGKGISVAAPAGGAWSMYTNWEADGSRQWETFLADELPNWLAANKGLAPSGHGIVGAAQGGYGAMAMATFHPDRYRFAGSLSGFLTPERTGVDGAITAGLAQFGGVETRNMWGLPQLGRWKWHSPNVHVQLLADNNTRLWVWSGPVGGCTDPPAMIGYCDIAAGTNREFYQHYRSVGGKNGHFDFPPSGNHDWGSWSGQLAAMSGELATTIA is encoded by the coding sequence ATGCAGGGGATCTTCCGGGCGATCTTGACCGTGGCGCTGGCCGCCGGTCTGTGGACCGCGGGTACGGCCGTCGCGCCGACGGCCGAGGCGCAAGTCGAGATGCTGATGGTGCCGTCGGCGGCGATGGGACGCGACATCCCGGTCGCCTTCCAAGGTGGTGGCCCGCACGCGGTCGTGCTGCTGGACGCGTTCAACGCCGCACCCGACGTCAGCAACTGGGTCACCGCGGGCAACGCGATGAACACTCTGGCGGGTAAGGGCATCTCGGTGGCCGCGCCCGCGGGCGGCGCGTGGAGCATGTACACCAACTGGGAGGCCGACGGCAGCCGCCAGTGGGAGACGTTCCTGGCCGACGAGCTGCCCAACTGGCTGGCCGCCAACAAAGGCCTGGCACCGTCGGGGCACGGCATCGTGGGTGCCGCACAGGGCGGCTACGGCGCGATGGCGATGGCCACCTTCCATCCGGACCGCTACCGATTCGCCGGCTCCCTGTCGGGTTTTTTGACCCCCGAGCGCACCGGAGTCGACGGCGCCATCACCGCCGGGCTCGCGCAATTCGGCGGTGTGGAGACCCGCAACATGTGGGGACTGCCACAGCTGGGCCGGTGGAAGTGGCATTCGCCCAATGTCCATGTCCAGTTGCTGGCCGACAACAACACCCGGTTGTGGGTGTGGAGCGGTCCGGTCGGAGGGTGCACCGATCCGCCCGCGATGATCGGCTATTGCGACATCGCCGCGGGCACCAATCGCGAGTTCTACCAGCACTATCGCTCTGTGGGTGGAAAGAACGGACACTTCGACTTCCCGCCGAGCGGGAACCACGACTGGGGTTCCTGGAGCGGTCAGCTCGCGGCCATGAGCGGCGAATTGGCGACGACGATCGCTTAG
- a CDS encoding cutinase, translating into MATTNRRKRHRILALVAAGAMALVVVLLIIIVVVILRKPEGPTGVPPTAVPPTGISPTKKPRPEFQDASCPDVQMISVPGTWESSPKMDPFNPTQFPIALLLNVTNPIRGQFANDRLEVFTVPYTAQFHNPFSQDGQMTYNDSRAEGFHATVKAMTEMNERCPLTSYVIAGFSQGAVIAGDIASDIGNGRGAVDEDLVLGVTLIADGRRQTGVGVDVGPNPPGQGAEITLRDVPMLDGMGLAMTGPRPGGFGALNDRVNEICAPGDLICSAPPEAFNIMNLPKTIDILLGGAGQPIHALYATTQFWSSDGLSATQWTQRWAQEKIDNAPQPKHG; encoded by the coding sequence ATGGCCACTACCAACCGGCGGAAACGCCACCGTATCCTCGCGCTTGTCGCGGCCGGCGCGATGGCGCTCGTGGTGGTGCTGCTCATCATCATCGTCGTCGTGATCCTGCGGAAGCCCGAGGGTCCGACCGGCGTTCCGCCGACGGCCGTGCCTCCAACCGGAATCAGCCCGACCAAGAAGCCGCGGCCGGAGTTCCAGGACGCGAGCTGCCCCGACGTGCAGATGATCTCGGTTCCGGGCACGTGGGAGTCCTCACCGAAAATGGACCCGTTCAACCCGACTCAGTTCCCGATCGCGCTGCTGCTCAACGTCACCAACCCAATCCGCGGACAGTTCGCAAACGACCGGCTCGAGGTGTTCACCGTCCCGTACACGGCGCAGTTCCACAATCCGTTCTCGCAGGACGGCCAGATGACCTACAACGACAGCCGCGCCGAGGGCTTCCACGCAACGGTCAAGGCCATGACGGAGATGAACGAGCGCTGCCCGCTGACCAGTTACGTGATCGCCGGGTTCTCCCAGGGCGCCGTCATCGCCGGTGACATCGCCAGCGATATCGGCAACGGACGCGGCGCCGTCGACGAGGATCTGGTGCTGGGTGTGACGTTGATCGCTGACGGGCGACGGCAGACCGGCGTCGGCGTGGACGTCGGACCCAACCCGCCGGGTCAGGGAGCGGAGATCACGCTGCGCGACGTGCCCATGCTCGACGGGATGGGCCTGGCCATGACGGGTCCCCGGCCCGGCGGGTTCGGCGCACTCAACGACCGCGTCAACGAGATCTGCGCTCCCGGTGACCTGATCTGCTCGGCGCCGCCAGAGGCGTTCAACATCATGAACCTGCCCAAGACCATCGACATCCTGCTCGGCGGTGCGGGACAACCGATTCACGCGTTGTACGCCACCACGCAGTTCTGGAGTTCCGACGGGCTGTCGGCCACGCAGTGGACGCAGCGCTGGGCACAGGAAAAGATCGATAACGCTCCGCAGCCAAAACATGGCTGA
- a CDS encoding acyl-CoA synthetase (AMP-forming)/AMP-acid ligase II, with protein MGFHNPFIKDGLIKFPDNGSLVKHVERWAKVRGDKLAYRFLDFSTERDGVARDLRWADFGARNRAVGARLQQVTQPGDRVAILCPQNLDYLVAFFGTLYSGRIAVPLFDPNEPGHVGRLHAVLDDCHPSAILTTTDAAEGVRKFFRTRPANQRPRVIAVDAVPNEVGATWEQVPVDEHTIAYLQYTSGSTRIPTGVQITHLNLATNVVQVIEALDGQEGDRGVSWLPFFHDMGLITVLLSPMLGHYITFMTPAAFVRRPGRWIREMARKEDDTGGTISVAPNFAFDHAAARGVPKDGEPPLDLSNVKCILNGSEPISAATVRRFNEAFGPFGFQPKAIKPSYGLAEATLFVSTTPMEAEPTITLVDRDELNKHRFVPVPEDSPKAVPQAGAGKIGVAEWAVIVDNETATELPDGQIGEVWISGQNMGTGYWGKPEETIATFQNILKSRTNPSHAEGATDDQTWVRTGDLGAYYDGELYITGRVKDLVIIDGRNHYPQDLEYSAQEATKALRTGFVAAFSVPANQLPDEVFDNAHSGLKRDPDDTSEQLVIVGERAPGAHKLDMGPISDDIRAAIAVRHGVTVRDVLLTPAGAIPRTSSGKIGRRACRAAYLDGSLRSGKIANAFPDETD; from the coding sequence ATGGGGTTCCATAACCCGTTCATCAAGGACGGACTGATCAAGTTTCCCGACAACGGGAGCCTGGTCAAACACGTCGAACGATGGGCGAAGGTGCGTGGAGACAAGCTCGCCTACCGCTTCCTGGACTTCTCCACCGAGCGCGACGGAGTCGCCCGCGATCTGCGCTGGGCCGACTTCGGCGCCCGCAACCGCGCGGTCGGTGCGCGTCTGCAACAGGTCACCCAGCCCGGTGACCGCGTCGCGATCCTGTGCCCGCAGAACCTCGACTACCTCGTCGCGTTCTTCGGGACCCTGTACTCGGGCCGCATCGCGGTGCCGCTGTTCGACCCCAACGAACCCGGCCATGTGGGCCGCCTGCACGCCGTGCTCGACGACTGCCATCCGTCGGCGATCCTGACCACCACCGATGCGGCCGAGGGTGTGCGAAAGTTCTTCCGCACCCGTCCCGCCAACCAGCGTCCGCGCGTCATCGCCGTCGACGCGGTGCCCAACGAGGTCGGCGCCACCTGGGAGCAAGTCCCGGTCGACGAGCACACCATCGCCTACCTGCAGTACACCTCGGGCTCCACGCGGATTCCGACCGGCGTGCAGATCACCCACCTGAACCTCGCCACCAACGTGGTGCAGGTGATCGAGGCACTCGACGGGCAGGAAGGCGACCGGGGCGTGTCGTGGCTCCCGTTCTTCCACGACATGGGCCTGATCACCGTGCTGCTCTCGCCGATGCTCGGCCACTACATCACGTTCATGACCCCGGCCGCGTTCGTGCGCCGTCCCGGCCGTTGGATCCGCGAAATGGCCCGGAAGGAAGACGACACCGGCGGGACCATCTCGGTGGCCCCGAACTTCGCGTTCGACCACGCCGCCGCCCGTGGTGTGCCCAAGGACGGCGAACCGCCGCTCGACCTGTCCAACGTCAAGTGCATCCTCAACGGCAGCGAGCCGATCTCGGCGGCCACCGTGCGGAGGTTCAACGAAGCATTCGGCCCGTTCGGATTCCAGCCCAAGGCGATCAAGCCCTCCTACGGTCTGGCCGAGGCCACGCTGTTCGTGTCCACCACGCCGATGGAGGCCGAGCCGACGATCACCCTGGTCGACCGCGACGAGCTCAACAAGCACCGCTTCGTTCCGGTCCCGGAGGATTCACCCAAGGCCGTCCCGCAGGCCGGCGCGGGCAAGATCGGCGTCGCCGAATGGGCGGTCATCGTCGACAACGAGACCGCTACCGAGCTGCCCGACGGTCAGATCGGCGAGGTCTGGATCAGCGGCCAGAACATGGGCACCGGCTACTGGGGTAAGCCCGAGGAGACGATCGCGACGTTCCAGAACATCCTCAAGTCGCGGACCAACCCGTCGCACGCCGAAGGGGCCACCGACGACCAGACCTGGGTACGCACCGGCGACCTCGGCGCGTACTACGACGGTGAGCTCTACATCACCGGCCGCGTCAAGGATCTGGTGATCATCGACGGGCGCAATCACTACCCGCAGGACCTGGAGTACTCCGCGCAGGAGGCCACCAAGGCGCTGCGCACCGGATTCGTCGCGGCGTTCTCGGTGCCCGCCAACCAATTGCCCGACGAAGTGTTCGACAACGCCCACTCCGGACTCAAACGCGATCCTGACGACACCTCCGAGCAACTGGTGATCGTCGGTGAGCGAGCGCCCGGCGCCCACAAGCTCGACATGGGCCCCATCTCCGACGACATCCGCGCGGCGATCGCGGTGCGCCACGGCGTCACTGTCCGCGACGTGCTGCTGACCCCCGCCGGCGCGATCCCGCGCACCTCGAGCGGCAAGATCGGTCGCCGGGCGTGCCGCGCGGCCTACCTGGACGGCAGTCTGCGCAGCGGGAAGATCGCCAACGCGTTCCCCGACGAGACAGACTGA
- the ppsA_1 gene encoding mycolic acid condensase, whose protein sequence is MPSGDEIQLAPEKPLTAPGSDVAAGAAPGSDVAAGAAPRTDITVNEMRAWLRDWIGNATGQSPDSISESAPMVELGLSSRDAVAMASDIEDLTGVTLTATVAFRHPTIESLATVIVEGEPEVEDAGDDDEDWTRTRDVEDIAIVGLATRFPGDMNTPDETWQALLEGRDAITDLPEGRWEEFLGEPRIAERVAKARTRGGYLTDIKGFDAEFFALSKMEADNIDPQQRMALELTWEALENARIPASSLRGGNVGVYIGSSLNDYSFLAMSDPSIAHPYAITGTASSIIANRVSYFYDFRGPSVAVDTACSSSLVAAHQGVQALRSGEADVVVVGGVNALITPLVTVGFDEVGGVLAPDGRIKSFSQDADGYARSEGGGMLVLKRVSDARRDGDDILAVIAGSAVNHDGRSNGLLAPNPDAQAEVLRKAYKDAGINPRLVDYIEAHGTGTILGDPIEADALGRVVGRGRAADKPALLGAIKSNVGHLESAAGAASLAKMALALRNDKIPPSINYAGPNPYIDFDGVHLKVADTVSDWPRYSGYAITGVSGFGFGGANAHLVLREVLPSDLVEPEPEPETQAEQGKSSDANAVYIGGVRMDEYGEFVDDDDDDDALDRPAHALQDEPELPGLTDEAKRLLEVAREEMEAEEQAAPVVPLVVSGFLTSRKKATAAELADWIDSPEGRASSLESIGRALSRRNHGRSRAVVLAHDHDEAIKGLRAVAEGKQHPSVFSADGPVTNGPVWVLAGFGAQHRKMGKNLYLRNEVFAEWINKVDALIQDERGYSILELILDDAVDYTNETCEYPIEVVQTVIFALQIALGELLKHHGAKPAAVVGQSLGEAAAAYFAGGLSLEDATRAICSRAHLMGEGEAMLFGEWIRLMALVEYSADEIDTVFADFKDLEVCVYAAPTQTVIGGPPDQVDAIIERCEQEGKFARKMQTKGASHTSQMDPLLGELAAELVGIEPHPIKIGYFSTVHEGRYLRPGETIHDVDYWKKGLRHSVYFTHGIRNAVDNGHTTFLELAPNPVALMQVGLTTAAAGLHNAQLIATLARKQDEVDSMTVAMAQLFVHGHDLDFRTLFPRRSKGLAGALDFANIPPTRFKRKPHWLDARFTGDSSVMMPGNHVATPDGRHVWEYAPKGEPDLAGLVKAAAAQVIPDAKLVASEQRAVPGEGARLVTTLTRHPGGASVQVHARIDESFTLVYDAVVSRTGAAAALPVAVATGAAVADQVSAAPADQPEEDAPEILQDNLTAGAGLAAGFAKWSPDSGESIRDRLGAIVGGAMGYEPEDLPWEVPLIELGLDSLMAVRIKNRVEYDFDLPPIQLTAVRDANLYAVEKLIQYAIEHRDEVDQLAEAQKGKTAEEIAAEQAELMGGASTVAELEEKLAEAGHPLGTQEDDKGRAEVLSGASPDTVGAPAPDPQAEPSTQATDIPPPPTDPSGPAIPPPPTDPSGPTPQTAAGGPSKSTVAAASKILTQEAVTEALGSDVPPRDAAERVTFATWAIVTGKSPGGIFNDLPDVDDATATKIAERLTERVDEGTITADDVRSAKTIEELSTTVRDYLEGGKVDGFVRTLRAPSQDSDRIPVFVFHAAGGSTVVYEPLLKRLPADTPMYGIERVEGSIEERAREYVPKLLELNGWTGDKQGRPFVLAGWSLGGVLAYACAIGLKQAGADVRFVGLIDAVRPSEEIPQTKEETRARWDRYARFAERTFNVEIPEIPYEELEALDDEGQVRYVLDVVSQSGVQIPGGIIEHQRTSYLDQRAIDTAEIKPYDGKVTLYMADRYHDDAIYFEPRYATRKPDGGWGEFVSDLEVVPIGGEHIQVIDEPYIAKVGAHMSESISQIEADNTDQEKQGK, encoded by the coding sequence ATGCCGTCCGGCGACGAGATTCAGCTCGCCCCCGAAAAGCCGCTCACCGCACCGGGGTCTGATGTCGCCGCCGGGGCGGCTCCGGGGTCTGATGTCGCCGCCGGGGCGGCTCCGCGCACCGACATCACCGTCAACGAGATGCGCGCCTGGCTGCGCGACTGGATCGGCAACGCCACCGGGCAATCACCCGACTCGATCAGCGAGAGCGCGCCGATGGTCGAACTCGGGCTGTCGTCGCGCGATGCCGTCGCGATGGCCAGCGACATCGAGGACCTCACCGGCGTCACGTTGACCGCCACCGTGGCGTTCCGCCACCCCACCATCGAATCGCTGGCGACGGTGATCGTCGAGGGTGAGCCGGAGGTCGAGGACGCCGGCGATGACGACGAGGACTGGACGCGCACGCGCGACGTCGAGGACATCGCGATCGTCGGTCTGGCCACCCGCTTCCCCGGGGACATGAACACCCCCGACGAGACGTGGCAGGCGCTCCTGGAGGGCCGCGACGCGATCACCGATCTGCCGGAGGGCCGCTGGGAGGAGTTCCTCGGCGAGCCCCGCATCGCCGAGCGCGTCGCCAAGGCCCGCACCCGCGGCGGCTACCTGACCGACATCAAGGGGTTCGACGCCGAGTTCTTCGCACTGTCGAAGATGGAGGCCGACAACATCGATCCGCAGCAGCGGATGGCGCTCGAATTGACCTGGGAGGCACTGGAAAACGCCCGCATCCCCGCATCGAGCCTGCGCGGCGGCAACGTCGGTGTCTACATCGGCAGCTCGCTCAACGACTACAGCTTCCTGGCCATGTCGGACCCGTCGATCGCCCACCCGTACGCGATCACCGGCACGGCGAGTTCGATCATCGCCAACCGGGTTTCGTACTTCTACGACTTCCGCGGCCCCTCGGTGGCCGTCGACACCGCCTGCTCGAGTTCGCTGGTCGCCGCGCACCAGGGTGTGCAGGCGCTGCGCTCGGGTGAGGCCGACGTCGTTGTCGTCGGCGGCGTCAACGCGTTGATCACCCCGCTGGTGACGGTCGGCTTCGACGAGGTCGGCGGGGTGCTCGCGCCGGACGGCCGGATCAAGTCGTTCTCGCAGGACGCCGACGGCTACGCCCGCTCCGAAGGCGGCGGAATGCTCGTGCTCAAGCGAGTTTCCGACGCCCGCCGCGACGGTGACGACATCCTCGCGGTGATCGCGGGCAGCGCTGTCAACCACGACGGCCGGTCCAACGGCCTGCTCGCGCCGAATCCCGACGCGCAGGCCGAGGTGCTGCGCAAGGCGTACAAGGACGCCGGCATCAACCCACGCCTCGTCGACTACATCGAGGCGCACGGCACCGGCACCATCCTCGGCGACCCGATCGAGGCCGACGCGCTCGGCCGCGTCGTCGGCAGGGGCCGGGCGGCCGACAAGCCCGCACTGCTGGGCGCGATCAAATCCAATGTGGGACACCTGGAGTCGGCCGCAGGCGCGGCGAGCCTGGCGAAGATGGCGTTGGCCCTGCGCAACGACAAGATCCCGCCGTCGATCAACTACGCAGGCCCCAACCCCTACATCGACTTCGACGGTGTGCACCTCAAGGTCGCCGACACCGTCTCCGACTGGCCGCGCTACAGCGGCTATGCCATCACCGGCGTCTCGGGGTTCGGTTTCGGCGGCGCCAACGCCCACCTCGTGCTGCGCGAGGTGCTGCCGTCGGACCTCGTCGAGCCCGAACCGGAACCGGAAACCCAAGCCGAGCAAGGCAAGTCGTCCGACGCCAACGCCGTCTACATCGGCGGGGTGCGGATGGACGAGTACGGCGAATTCGTCGATGACGACGATGACGACGACGCCTTGGACCGCCCCGCGCACGCGCTGCAGGACGAGCCCGAGCTGCCCGGCCTGACCGACGAGGCCAAGCGCCTGCTCGAGGTTGCCCGCGAGGAGATGGAGGCCGAAGAACAGGCCGCTCCGGTTGTGCCGCTGGTGGTTTCGGGCTTCCTGACATCACGGAAGAAGGCCACGGCCGCCGAGCTCGCCGACTGGATCGACAGCCCCGAGGGGCGCGCGTCGTCGCTCGAGTCGATCGGCCGCGCGCTGTCGCGGCGCAACCACGGGCGTTCGCGCGCGGTGGTGCTGGCCCACGATCACGACGAGGCCATCAAGGGCCTGCGCGCGGTGGCCGAGGGCAAGCAGCACCCGAGCGTGTTCAGCGCCGACGGCCCGGTGACGAACGGGCCCGTGTGGGTGCTCGCGGGCTTCGGTGCCCAACACCGCAAGATGGGCAAGAACCTGTATCTGCGCAACGAGGTGTTCGCAGAGTGGATCAACAAGGTCGACGCCCTCATCCAGGATGAACGGGGTTATTCGATCCTCGAGCTGATCCTCGATGACGCGGTCGACTACACCAATGAGACCTGCGAGTACCCCATCGAAGTCGTCCAGACCGTGATCTTCGCCCTGCAGATCGCGCTCGGTGAGTTGCTCAAGCACCACGGCGCCAAACCCGCTGCGGTGGTAGGCCAGTCGCTCGGCGAGGCCGCCGCCGCGTACTTCGCGGGCGGCCTGTCTCTGGAGGACGCCACTCGGGCCATCTGTTCGCGTGCTCACCTCATGGGCGAGGGCGAGGCCATGCTGTTCGGCGAATGGATCCGGTTGATGGCGCTGGTCGAGTACTCGGCCGACGAGATCGACACTGTGTTCGCCGATTTCAAAGATCTCGAGGTGTGTGTCTACGCCGCGCCGACGCAGACCGTCATCGGCGGGCCGCCCGACCAGGTCGACGCGATCATCGAGCGCTGCGAGCAAGAGGGCAAGTTCGCCCGCAAGATGCAGACCAAGGGCGCCAGCCACACCTCCCAGATGGACCCGCTGCTGGGCGAGCTGGCCGCCGAACTCGTCGGCATCGAACCGCATCCGATCAAGATCGGTTACTTCTCGACGGTGCACGAGGGTCGTTACCTGCGCCCCGGTGAGACCATCCACGATGTCGACTACTGGAAGAAGGGGCTGCGTCACAGCGTCTACTTCACCCACGGCATTCGCAACGCCGTCGACAACGGCCATACGACCTTCCTGGAGTTGGCGCCGAACCCGGTGGCGCTCATGCAGGTCGGCCTGACGACGGCGGCGGCCGGTCTGCACAACGCCCAGCTGATCGCGACGCTGGCGCGCAAGCAGGACGAGGTCGACTCGATGACCGTGGCGATGGCCCAGCTGTTCGTACACGGCCACGATCTGGACTTCCGCACGCTGTTCCCCCGGCGGTCCAAGGGGCTGGCCGGCGCGCTGGATTTCGCGAACATCCCGCCGACCCGCTTCAAGCGCAAACCGCACTGGCTCGACGCGCGGTTCACCGGCGACAGCTCGGTGATGATGCCGGGCAACCACGTCGCCACCCCGGACGGCAGGCACGTCTGGGAGTACGCCCCCAAGGGTGAGCCGGATCTGGCCGGGTTGGTCAAAGCCGCTGCCGCACAGGTCATCCCCGATGCCAAGCTGGTCGCGTCCGAACAGCGCGCGGTGCCCGGCGAGGGCGCGCGGCTGGTGACGACACTGACCCGCCATCCCGGAGGGGCCAGCGTGCAGGTGCACGCACGCATCGACGAGTCGTTCACCCTGGTGTACGACGCCGTGGTGAGCCGCACCGGCGCCGCGGCAGCGCTGCCCGTCGCGGTGGCGACGGGAGCGGCTGTGGCTGACCAGGTTTCGGCGGCACCTGCGGACCAGCCCGAGGAAGATGCTCCCGAGATTCTGCAGGACAACCTGACTGCGGGTGCGGGCCTGGCCGCCGGCTTCGCGAAGTGGTCACCGGACTCCGGTGAGTCGATCCGCGACCGCCTCGGCGCGATCGTCGGCGGGGCAATGGGTTACGAGCCCGAGGACCTGCCGTGGGAGGTGCCGCTGATCGAGCTCGGCCTGGACTCGCTGATGGCTGTGCGGATCAAGAACCGCGTCGAGTACGACTTCGACCTGCCGCCGATCCAGCTGACCGCGGTGCGCGACGCCAACCTGTATGCGGTCGAGAAGCTGATCCAGTACGCGATCGAGCACCGCGACGAGGTCGACCAGCTCGCCGAGGCGCAGAAGGGCAAGACGGCCGAGGAGATCGCCGCCGAGCAGGCCGAGTTGATGGGCGGGGCGAGCACCGTCGCCGAACTCGAGGAGAAGCTCGCCGAGGCCGGGCACCCGCTGGGAACCCAGGAAGACGACAAGGGCCGGGCCGAGGTGCTCAGCGGCGCCAGCCCGGACACCGTCGGCGCCCCGGCTCCGGATCCGCAGGCCGAGCCGTCCACCCAGGCCACGGACATCCCGCCGCCGCCGACCGACCCGAGCGGCCCGGCGATTCCGCCGCCGCCGACGGATCCGAGCGGCCCCACGCCCCAAACCGCCGCAGGCGGCCCGTCGAAGTCGACGGTCGCGGCGGCCAGCAAGATCCTCACCCAGGAGGCGGTCACCGAGGCGCTGGGCTCCGACGTGCCGCCACGTGACGCCGCCGAACGCGTCACGTTCGCGACGTGGGCGATCGTCACCGGTAAGTCGCCGGGCGGCATCTTCAACGACCTGCCCGATGTCGATGACGCGACCGCGACCAAGATCGCCGAGCGGCTGACCGAGCGGGTCGACGAGGGCACCATCACCGCCGACGACGTCCGCTCCGCGAAGACCATCGAGGAGCTGTCCACCACCGTTCGCGACTACCTCGAGGGCGGCAAGGTCGACGGCTTCGTGCGGACGCTGCGCGCCCCATCCCAAGACTCGGACCGGATCCCGGTGTTCGTCTTCCACGCCGCAGGCGGTTCGACGGTGGTCTACGAGCCGCTGCTCAAGCGGTTGCCCGCGGACACGCCGATGTACGGCATCGAGCGCGTCGAGGGCTCCATCGAGGAGCGCGCCCGCGAGTACGTGCCGAAACTGTTGGAGCTCAACGGTTGGACGGGAGACAAGCAGGGTCGCCCGTTCGTCCTGGCCGGTTGGTCGCTGGGTGGTGTGCTTGCCTACGCGTGCGCGATCGGACTCAAGCAGGCGGGCGCCGACGTGCGGTTCGTCGGTTTGATCGACGCGGTACGTCCGAGTGAGGAGATCCCCCAGACGAAGGAGGAGACCCGCGCCCGGTGGGATCGCTACGCCCGCTTCGCCGAGCGCACATTCAACGTCGAGATTCCCGAGATCCCATACGAGGAACTCGAGGCACTCGACGACGAGGGCCAGGTGCGCTACGTCCTCGACGTGGTGAGCCAGAGCGGGGTGCAGATCCCCGGCGGCATCATCGAGCACCAGCGCACGTCATATCTGGATCAGCGGGCCATCGACACCGCCGAGATCAAGCCGTACGACGGCAAGGTCACGCTGTACATGGCTGACCGCTACCACGACGACGCGATCTACTTCGAGCCGCGCTACGCCACCCGCAAGCCGGACGGCGGCTGGGGTGAGTTCGTGTCTGACCTGGAGGTCGTCCCGATCGGGGGCGAGCACATCCAGGTGATCGACGAGCCGTACATTGCGAAGGTCGGGGCGCACATGAGCGAGTCGATCAGCCAGATCGAGGCCGACAACACCGATCAGGAGAAGCAGGGCAAGTGA